The following coding sequences are from one Candidatus Nitrosopumilus sp. SW window:
- a CDS encoding adenylate kinase family protein, producing the protein MSIVITGTPGVGKHTIGKELAQKLKLDVIDINKIAKNSGLLEKNDESNDVDTERLQEVLKEKISSNCVIIGHLAPYVLEKDKISKVIVLRRSPYDLIKVYNERGYSDKKSKENASSEILGVITYDAKNQFQDKVVQIDVTERSIQEVLEKVESIISEDMDSDEVDWLDLVTKNNDLKKFFAD; encoded by the coding sequence ATGTCAATAGTCATTACAGGTACTCCAGGTGTAGGCAAACATACTATTGGAAAAGAACTTGCTCAAAAATTAAAACTAGATGTGATAGACATTAACAAGATTGCAAAAAATTCAGGATTATTAGAAAAAAACGATGAATCAAACGATGTAGACACAGAAAGACTCCAAGAAGTTCTTAAAGAAAAAATTTCAAGCAATTGTGTCATAATAGGACATTTGGCACCTTATGTTTTAGAAAAAGACAAAATTAGCAAGGTTATTGTTTTGAGGCGCAGTCCATATGATTTGATCAAAGTCTATAATGAAAGGGGATATTCAGATAAAAAAAGTAAAGAAAATGCAAGTAGTGAGATTTTAGGAGTCATTACATATGATGCAAAGAATCAATTTCAAGATAAAGTTGTCCAGATTGATGTTACTGAAAGAAGTATTCAAGAAGTTTTAGAAAAAGTTGAATCAATAATTTCAGAGGATATGGATTCAGATGAAGTAGATTGGCTAGATTTAGTTACCAAAAACAATGATTTGAAAAAATTTTTTGCTGATTGA
- a CDS encoding redox-regulated ATPase YchF, with the protein MQIGLLGKANVGKSTFFSAATETPVPSGNFPFTTIEPNIGVAYVKADCACKHFKIEHQNDLCINGTRFIPVKLIDIAGLVPGAHEGKGLGNQFLDDARQAEVLIHVVDIAGTTDIQGQPVPPGTHNPLEDVEFVQAEFDLWFADILKREWDKITREIHQKRAKLTDGIAKRFTGLGIKDFQVQDVLQKLGFISRDPKEWTEDDIVEFARELRKNTKPMIIAANKADLCPDLEIIKKINDNVIPCSAETELLLRKASKAGIVNYSSGDEGFTIAEGKEVAPPQQKALDLVKSVFEKIPSTGIQKILNTAVFDSLNFIVVYPVEDETKLTNKDGIILPDTKLLPQDSTAKDLAGLIHADIAKGFLHAIDCKTKQRISGDQKLKNGDVIKIVSTLSRG; encoded by the coding sequence TTGCAAATTGGTCTCTTAGGTAAAGCAAATGTAGGAAAATCTACTTTTTTCTCTGCTGCGACTGAAACTCCTGTACCCTCAGGAAATTTTCCATTTACAACAATTGAACCCAATATTGGAGTTGCATATGTAAAAGCTGATTGTGCTTGTAAGCATTTCAAAATTGAACATCAAAATGATCTTTGTATTAATGGAACTCGATTTATTCCTGTAAAACTTATTGATATTGCTGGATTAGTTCCAGGAGCTCATGAAGGAAAAGGTTTGGGAAATCAATTTCTTGATGATGCAAGACAAGCTGAAGTTTTGATTCATGTTGTTGACATTGCTGGTACCACTGATATTCAAGGACAACCTGTACCTCCTGGAACTCATAACCCCCTTGAAGACGTAGAGTTTGTTCAAGCTGAATTTGATTTGTGGTTTGCTGATATTTTAAAACGTGAATGGGATAAAATTACAAGAGAGATTCATCAGAAAAGAGCAAAACTTACAGATGGAATTGCAAAACGATTTACAGGTTTAGGCATCAAAGACTTTCAAGTACAAGATGTATTGCAAAAACTAGGTTTTATCTCAAGAGATCCAAAGGAATGGACTGAAGATGATATTGTTGAATTTGCACGAGAATTGAGAAAAAACACAAAACCCATGATTATTGCTGCAAATAAAGCTGATTTGTGTCCTGATCTTGAAATCATAAAAAAAATTAATGACAATGTAATTCCTTGTAGTGCAGAAACTGAATTATTGCTAAGAAAAGCATCAAAGGCCGGAATAGTGAATTATTCGTCTGGTGATGAGGGATTTACAATTGCAGAAGGAAAAGAGGTTGCTCCTCCGCAACAAAAGGCACTTGATTTGGTCAAATCTGTTTTTGAAAAAATTCCTTCCACTGGAATTCAAAAAATTCTCAACACCGCAGTTTTTGATTCATTGAATTTCATAGTAGTCTATCCAGTTGAAGATGAAACAAAACTTACCAACAAAGACGGCATTATTCTTCCTGATACAAAATTACTTCCTCAAGATTCTACTGCAAAAGATCTGGCTGGATTGATTCATGCCGATATTGCAAAGGGATTCTTGCATGCAATTGACTGTAAAACAAAACAGAGAATCAGTGGTGACCAGAAACTAAAAAATGGTGATGTGATTAAAATTGTATCAACACTAAGTAGGGGATAA
- the kae1 gene encoding KEOPS complex N(6)-L-threonylcarbamoyladenine synthase Kae1 — protein sequence MLGLGIESTAHTFSCAVIEKKGKKGKILSDVRKIYRPADGEGIHPREASRHHIENSSLVLSECLDEANIKVNDLDIVSYAGGPGLGPCLRVGAVVARSLASFYKIPIYPVNHALGHIELGKLLTGASNPLVLLVSGGHTMLLAFLNKQWRVFGETLDITLGQLLDQFGRSIGFASPCGKNIEELATTSSNYVTLPYSVKGNDVSFSGLLSATKSVAKKSKVDACYSLQETAFAMIAEAVERALSFTRKKELMIVGGVAANKRLSEMLQDVCKRHGAKFYVVPLKYAGDCGSQICWTGLLESQIKKGVSLKDTFVTQSWRLDTVKVNY from the coding sequence ATGCTAGGATTGGGAATTGAAAGCACTGCTCATACTTTTTCTTGTGCAGTTATAGAAAAAAAAGGAAAAAAAGGAAAAATTTTGTCTGATGTTAGGAAAATATATCGTCCTGCTGATGGCGAAGGCATTCATCCACGAGAGGCCTCAAGACATCATATTGAAAACAGTTCTTTGGTTTTGTCTGAATGCCTTGATGAAGCAAATATCAAAGTCAATGATTTAGATATTGTTTCTTATGCTGGCGGTCCTGGTTTAGGACCATGTTTGCGTGTTGGGGCTGTCGTTGCAAGATCACTTGCATCTTTCTACAAAATTCCAATATATCCTGTCAATCATGCATTAGGTCACATTGAATTGGGAAAACTATTGACTGGTGCAAGTAATCCTCTAGTCCTTTTGGTATCTGGAGGTCATACAATGCTTTTGGCATTTCTCAATAAACAGTGGAGAGTATTTGGTGAAACCTTGGATATTACTTTGGGACAATTACTTGATCAGTTTGGCAGATCTATTGGGTTTGCTTCTCCATGTGGAAAAAATATTGAAGAATTGGCAACAACATCTTCAAACTATGTAACATTGCCCTATTCTGTTAAAGGAAATGATGTTTCATTTTCTGGATTATTATCTGCAACAAAATCTGTAGCAAAAAAAAGTAAAGTTGACGCATGTTATTCTCTTCAAGAAACTGCTTTTGCAATGATTGCAGAAGCTGTAGAGCGTGCACTATCTTTTACAAGAAAGAAAGAACTAATGATTGTAGGTGGTGTAGCAGCTAACAAGAGATTGTCTGAAATGTTGCAAGACGTGTGTAAACGACATGGTGCAAAATTTTATGTCGTCCCTTTGAAATATGCTGGAGATTGTGGTAGTCAAATATGTTGGACAGGACTTTTGGAATCTCAAATCAAAAAGGGCGTTTCACTAAAAGATACTTTTGTTACTCAATCTTGGAGATTGGACACTGTTAAAGTAAATTACTAA
- a CDS encoding KEOPS complex kinase/ATPase Bud32, with product MKLIKKGAEADIYQTMWQNSNAILKIRKTKNYRNSSLDSKIRKQRTIKESQIISQVKSFGIPAPLVYFVNLKNTSIIMQEIPGKPVHDLSESKIIQLSKTIGKLVGMLHKNGIMHGDLTTSNFIFFKNDVYVIDFGLSQNTIKPEDHAVDLRLIKEILNSAHAKIMIPAWKNFLLGYKSVVGNVDYVKITKLVSDIESRGRYAQVV from the coding sequence ATGAAATTAATCAAAAAAGGTGCAGAAGCTGATATCTATCAAACTATGTGGCAAAATTCTAATGCTATTTTAAAAATTAGGAAGACAAAAAATTATAGAAACTCTTCTCTTGATTCAAAAATCCGTAAACAACGAACAATTAAAGAATCTCAAATTATTTCACAAGTAAAATCATTTGGTATTCCTGCACCTCTCGTCTATTTTGTAAATTTAAAAAACACCTCAATCATTATGCAAGAAATTCCTGGAAAACCTGTTCATGATTTATCTGAATCAAAGATAATTCAACTATCTAAAACAATTGGAAAATTAGTTGGAATGCTTCACAAAAACGGCATTATGCATGGCGATTTGACTACATCAAATTTTATCTTCTTCAAAAATGATGTCTATGTAATTGATTTTGGTTTGTCACAAAACACTATCAAGCCTGAAGATCATGCAGTTGATCTGAGATTAATTAAGGAAATCCTAAACAGTGCTCATGCAAAAATCATGATTCCTGCTTGGAAAAACTTTCTACTTGGATACAAATCTGTAGTTGGTAACGTAGATTATGTGAAAATTACTAAATTGGTATCAGATATAGAAAGTCGTGGTAGGTATGCACAAGTTGTTTGA